In the genome of Vicia villosa cultivar HV-30 ecotype Madison, WI linkage group LG7, Vvil1.0, whole genome shotgun sequence, one region contains:
- the LOC131619725 gene encoding uncharacterized protein LOC131619725, with the protein MKDDALGWFKWMHQNSLLSDWVSFTKALELRFGPSSYENHQAELFKLKQEGSVVEYQTKFEKLGNQVHGLPPDAILNCFISSLNLDIQHEMAIHKPTSISQAIGLAKLIESKLKE; encoded by the coding sequence ATGAAAGATGATGCTTTAGGGTGGTTTAAATGGATGCACCAAAACTCATTGCTGTCTGATTGGGTTTCTTTTACTAAAGCCCTAGAATTACGATTTGGTCCCTCATCTTATGAGAATCATCAAGCAGAATTATTCAAGTTAAAACAAGAAGGTTCTGTAGTGGAATATCAAACTAAGTTTGAGAAACTAGGAAACCAAGTGCATGGTCTACCACCGGATGCAATTTTAAATTGCTTCATTTCTAGCCTTAACCTTGACATTCAGCATGAGATGGCCATTCATAAACCCACATCTATTTCCCAAGCTATTGGATTAGCCAAACTTATTGAGTCAAAATTAAAGGAATAA